A part of Rattus norvegicus strain BN/NHsdMcwi chromosome 4, GRCr8, whole genome shotgun sequence genomic DNA contains:
- the Grcc10 gene encoding protein C10, with protein MASASAQPAALSAEQAKVVLAEVIQAFSAPENAVRMDEARDNACNDMGKMLQFVLPVATQIQQEVIKAYGFSCDGEGVLKFARLVKSYEAQDPEIASLSGKLKALFLPPMTLPPHGPASGSSVAAS; from the exons ATGGCGTCCGCCTCGGCTCAGCCTGCGGCTCTGAGCGCAGAGCAGGCCAAGG TGGTCTTGGCGGAGGTGATCCAAGCGTTCTCGGCCCCAGAGAACGCCGTGCGTATGGACGAGGCTAGAGACAATGCGTGCAACGATATGGGCAAGATGCTGCAATTCGTGCTGCCTGTAGCCACACAGATCCAGCAGGAGGTTATTAAAGCCTATGGCTTCAGCTGCGACGGGGAAG GTGTCCTTAAGTTTGCCCGCCTGGTCAAGTCTTACGAAGCCCAGGATCCTGAGATTGCCAGCCTGTCAGGCAAGCTAAAGGCCTTGTTCCTGCCACCCATGACACTACCACCCCACGGGCCTGCTTCCGGAAGCAGTGTGGCTGCCTCCTGA
- the Grcc10 gene encoding protein C10 isoform X1 — protein MASASAQPAALSAEQAKVVLAEVIQAFSAPENAVRMDEARDNACNDMGKMLQFVLPVATQIQQEVIKAYGFSCDGEDACLTTRRSPTLRSPLACLHTLVSSIVR, from the exons ATGGCGTCCGCCTCGGCTCAGCCTGCGGCTCTGAGCGCAGAGCAGGCCAAGG TGGTCTTGGCGGAGGTGATCCAAGCGTTCTCGGCCCCAGAGAACGCCGTGCGTATGGACGAGGCTAGAGACAATGCGTGCAACGATATGGGCAAGATGCTGCAATTCGTGCTGCCTGTAGCCACACAGATCCAGCAGGAGGTTATTAAAGCCTATGGCTTCAGCTGCGACGGGGAAG ATGCTTGCCTGACTACAAGGAGATCTCCTACTCTCAGGAGCCCCCTTGCCTGCCTCCACACACTGGTCTCCAGCATTGTGAGATGA
- the Atn1 gene encoding atrophin-1, which yields MKTRQNKDSMSMRSGRKKEAPGPREELRSRGRASPGGVSTSSSDGKAEKSRQTAKKARVEETSTPKANKQGRSEEISESESEETSAPKKTKTEELPRPQSPSDLDSLDGRSINDDGSSDPRDIDQDNRSTSPSIYSPGSVENDSDSSSGLSQGPARPYHPPPLFPPSPPPPDSIPRQPESGFEPHPSVPPTGYHAPMEPPTSRLFQGPPPGAPPPHPQLYPGSAGGGVLSGPPMGPKGGAAASSVGPPSGGKQHPPPTTPIPISSSGASGAPPAKPPNTPVGAGNLPSAPPPATFPHVTPNLPPPPALRPLNNASASPPGMGAQPIPGHLPSPHAMGQGMSGLPPGPEKGPTLAPSPHPLPPASSSAPGPPMRYPYSSCSSSSVAASSSSSAATSQYPASQTLPSYPHSFPPPTSMSVSNQPPKYTQPSLPSQAVWSQGPPPPPPYGRLLPNNNTHPGPFPPTGGQSTAHPPAPAHHHHQQQQQPQPQPQPQPQQHHHGNSGPPPPGAYPHPLESSNSHHAHPYNMSPSLGSLRPYPPGPAHLPPSHGQVSYSQAGPNGPPVSSSSNSSGSSSQAAYSCSHPSSSQGPQGASYPFPPVPPITTSSATLSTVIATVASSPAGYKTASPPGPPQYSKRAPSPGSYKTATPPGYKPGSPPSFRTGTPPGYRGTSPPAGPGTFKPGSPTVGPGPLPPAGPSSLSSLPPPPAAPTTGPPLTATQIKQEPAEEYETPESPVPPARSPSPPPKVVDVPSHASQSARFNKHLDRGFNSCARSDLYFVPLEGSKLAKKRADLVEKVRREAEQRAREEKEREREREREKEREREKERELERSVKLAQEGRAPVECPSLGPVPHRPPFEPGSAVATVPPYLGPDTPALRTLSEYARPHVMSPGNRNHPFYVPLGAVDPGLLGYNVPALYSSDPAAREREREARERDLRDRLKPGFEVKPSELEPLHGVPGPGLDPFPRHGGLALQPGPPGLHPFPFHPSLGPLERERLALAAGPALRPDMSYAERLAAERQHAERVAALGNDPLARLQMLNVTPHHHQHSHIHSHLHLHQQDAIHAASASVHPLIDPLASGSHLTRIPYPAGTLPNPLLPHPLHENEVLRHQLFAAPYRDLPASLSAPMSAAHQLQAMHAQSAELQRLALEQQQWLHAHHPLHSVPLPAQEDYYSHLKKESDKPL from the exons ATGAAGACACGACAGAATAAAGACTCG ATGTCAATGAGGAGTGGACGGAAGAAAGAGGCCCCCGGGCCCCGGGAAGAGCTGAGATCGAGGGGCCGGGCCTCCCCTGGAGGGGTCAGCACGTCCAGCAGTGATGGCAAAGCCGAGAAATCCAGGCAGACAGCCAAG AAGGCCCGAGTAGAGGAGACCTCTACCCCAAAAGCCAACAAGCAGGGCCGGAGCGAGGAGATCTCAGAGAGTGAAAGCGAAGAGACCAGTGCGCCCAAAAAGACCAAGACCGAG GAGCTTCCGCGCCCACAGTCTCCCTCGGATCTGGACAGCTTAGATGGCCGCAGCATCAACGATGACGGCAGCAGTGACCCTAGAGATATAGACCAGGACAACCGAAGCACATCCCCCAGCATCTACAGCCCTGGCAGTGTGGAAAATGACTCGGATTCATCCTCTGGCCTGTCCCAGGGCCCGGCTCGCCCCTACCACCCACCTccactctttcctccttcccctccaccACCAGACAGCATTCCCCGACAGCCAGAGTCTGGCTTTGAACCGCACCCTTCTGTGCCGCCTACTGGATATCATGCTCCAATGGAGCCCCCCACATCTCGGTTATTCCAGGGCCCACCTCCTGGAGCTCCTCCCCCACACCCACAGCTCTACCCTGGGAGTGCTGGTGGAGGTGTTTTATCTGGACCCCCCATGGGTCCCAAAGGGGGAGCAGCCGCCTCCTCAGTGGGTCCCCCTAGTGGGGGCAAGCAGCACCCCCCACCCACTACCCCAATTCCAATATCAAGCTCTGGGGCCAGTGGCGCTCCTCCAGCAAAGCCCCCCAATActccagtgggtgctgggaacttaccTTCTGCTCCACCACCAGCTACTTTCCCCCACGTGACACCAAACCTGCCTCCTCCACCTGCCCTGAGACCCCTCAACAAtgcctcagcctctcctcctGGCATGGGGGCTCAGCCAATCCCTGGGCATCTGCCCTCTCCCCATGCCATGGGGCAGGGTATGAGTGGACTTCCTCCTGGCCCAGAGAAGGGCCCAACCCTGgccccctctccccaccctttACCCCCGGCTTCTTCCTCCGCTCCTGGGCCCCCAATGCGGTACCCGTATTCATCCTGCTCCAGTAGCTCTGTTGCAGCGTCTTCTAGTTCCTCCGCCGCCACCTCCCAGTACCCAGCTTCCCAGACCCTGCCCAGTTACCCTCACTCCTTCCCCCCACCAACAAGTATGTCTGTCTCTAATCAGCCACCCAAGTACACCCAGCCTTCTCTCCCATCCCAGGCTGTGTGGAGCCAGggcccacctcctcctcctccttatggCCGCCTCTTGCCCAACAACAACACTCATCCGGGCCCTTTCCCTCCTACCGGGGGTCAATCCACAGCCCACCCGCCAGCCCCTGcacatcaccatcaccagcagcagcagcagccacagccacagccacagccacagccgcAACAACATCATCATGGAAACTCTGGGCCCCCTCCACCTGGGGCATATCCTCACCCCCTAGAGAGCAGTAACTCCCACCATGCACACCCTTACAACATGTCACCCTCCCTGGGGTCTTTGAGGCCCTACCCACCAGGGCCAGCACACCTGCCTCCGTCTCATGGCCAGGTGTCTTATAGCCAAGCAGGTCCCAATGGTCCCCCGGTTTCTTCTTCTTCCAACTCTTCCGGGTCTTCGTCTCAAGCCGCCTATTCATGCTCACACCCTTCTTCATCCCAGGGCCCCCAAGGGGCATCCTACCCCTTCCCACCAGTTCCTCCAATCACCACCTCCTCAGCTACTCTTTCCACTGTCATCGCCACCGTGGCTTCCTCGCCAGCAGGTTATAAGACAGCCTCACCACCTGGCCCCCCTCAGTACAGCAAGAGAGCCCCATCCCCAGGGTCCTACAAGACAGCCACCCCGCCTGGATACAAGCCAGGGTCACCACCGTCCTTCAGAACAGGGACCCCACCTGGCTATCGAGGCACCTCTCCGCCAGCAGGCCCAGGGACCTTCAAGCCAGGTTCACCCACCGTGGGGCCGGGGCCCCTACCACCCGCGGGGCCTTCAAGTTTGTCATCTCTGCCTCCACCACCCGCGGCCCCGACTACAGGGCCGCCCCTGACTGCCACGCAGATCAAACAGGAACCAGCTGAAGAGTATGAAACCCCCGAGAGTCCGGTGCCTCCGGCTCGCAGCCCCTCGCCCCCTCCTAAGGTGGTGGACGTGCCTAGCCatgccagccagtcagccag GTTCAATAAGCACCTGGACCGTGGCTTCAACTCGTGCGCGCGCAGCGACCTGTACTTTGTGCCGCTGGAGGGATCCAAGCTGGCCAAGAAGCGCGCGGACCTGGTGGAGAAAGTGCGGCGCGAGGCCGAGCAGCGCGCGCGCGAAGAAAAAGAGCGCGAGCGCGAGCGGGAACGTGAGAAGGAGCGCGAGCGCGAGAAAGAGCGCGAGCTGGAGCGCAGTGTG AAATTGGCCCAGGAGGGCCGTGCTCCAGTGGAGTGCCCGTCCCTGGGTCCAGTGCCCCATCGGCCTCCCTTTGAACCTGGCAGCGCTGTGGCTACCGTGCCCCCTTACCTGGGTCCTGATACTCCAGCCCTGCGCACTCTCAGTGAATACGCCCGACCTCATGTCATGTCTCCTGGCAATCGCAACCACCCATTCTATGTGCCCTTGGGGGCAGTGGACCCGGGGCTTCTGGGTTACAATGTCCCAGCCCTGTACAGCAGCGACCCAGCTGCCCGAGAACGGGAGCGGGAAGCCCGTGAACGTGACCTCCGTGACCGGCTCAAGCCTGGCTTTGAGGTGAAACCTAGTGAGCTGGAACCCCTACATGGGGTCCCCGGGCCAGGCCTGGATCCCTTCCCCCGACACGGGGGCCTGGCTCTACAACCTGGGCCACCTGGCCTGCATCCTTTCCCTTTTCATCCGAGCCTGGGGCCCCTGGAACGAGAACGGCTAGCGCTGGCAGCTGGGCCAGCCCTGCGTCCTGACATGTCTTATGCTGAGCGGTTGGCAGCTGAAAGGCAGCATGCAGAAAGGGTGGCAGCCCTGGGCAATGACCCACTAGCCCGGCTGCAGATGCTCAACGTGACTCCCCATCATCACCAGCACTCCCACATCCACTCTCACCTACACCTGCACCAGCAGGATGCCATCCATGCGG CCTCCGCCTCGGTGCACCCTCTCATTGACCCCCTGGCCTCAGGGTCTCACCTTACCCGGATCCCCTACCCAGCTGGGACCCTCCCTAATCCCCTTCTTCCTCACCCTCTGCACGAGAACGAAGTTCTTCGTCACCAGCTCTTTG CTGCCCCTTACCGGGACCTACCGGCCTCTCTATCTGCGCCAATGTCAGCCGCCCATCAGCTGCAGGCCATGCACGCACAGTCAGCCGAGCTGCAGCGCTTGGCACTGGAACAGCAACAGTGGCTGCACGCTCATCACCCATTGCACAGCGTGCCGCTGCCTGCCCAGGAGGACTACTACAG TCACCTGAAGAAGGAGAGTGACAAGCCGCTGTAG